TCAACCCCGCGAAGCCGGACGACGTCGTCGGCACGGTGCGCGAGGCGGATGCAGAGGCGGTGAAGGCGGCGATCGGCCGGGCGGTCGGGGTCTTTCCGGCCTGGGCGGCGACGCCGGTGGCGGAACGGTCGGCGGCGCTGCTGCGCGCGGCCAATCTCTACGAGGCCCACGAGGCCGAGTTCCTGGCGCTCTGTGCCCGCGAGGCGGGCAAGACGCTGGCCGACGGCGTGGCTGAATTGCGCGAGGCGGTCGACTTCCTGCGCTACTACGCGGCCGAGGCCGCGAAGGCCGAGGTGGGGACGGCCGCGCGCGGCGTGATCGCCTGCATCTCGCCGTGGAACTTTCCGCTGGCGATCTTCACCGGCCAGGTCGCGGCGGCTCTCGTCACCGGCAATGCGGTGATCGCCAAGCCTGCGGAACAGACGCCGCTGATCGCGGCGCGCGCGGTTGAACTGCTGCACCAGGCGGGCGTGCCGGAAGACGCACTGCAGCTCCTGCCGGGCGATGGCCCGTCCGTCGGCGCGCCCCTGACGGCGGACCCGCGTATTGCCGGCGTCTGCTTCACCGGGTCGACGGATGTCGCCCGGATCATCGAGCGGCAGCTGGCCGAGACGGCCGCGCCCGACGCCATGCTGATCGCCGAGACCGGCGGGTTGAACGCGATGGTGGTCGACTCGACCGCGTTGCCCGAACAGGCGGTGCGCGACATCCTGGCCTCGGCCTTCCAGAGTGCCGGCCAGCGCTGCTCGGCGCTGCGCATTCTCTATGTCCAGTCGGATGTCGAGGACAAGGTGCTGGAGATGCTGACCGGCGCGATGAAGGCGCTGGTGGTCGGCGATCCGTGGCTCTATCCGACCGACGTCGGCCCGGTGATCGACGCCGAGGCGCGCGACAAGATTTCGGCCTATTGCAAGGCGATGGAGGCGAAGGGACGGCTGGTCGCCAAGCTGGAGGCGCCGGGCGAAGGGTTGTTCGTCGCACCGCACATCTTCCGCGTCGACGGCATCGCCGAAATGGAGCGCGAGGTGTTCGGGCCGGTGCTGCATGTCGCGACCTTCGAGCCGGAGGAACTCGACCTCGTGGTGGCGAACATCAACGCCAAGGGCTACGGCCTGACCTTCGGGCTGCACACCCGCATCGAGGCGCGCGTGCAGCGGGTCATCGACCGGATCCATGCCGGCAATGTCTATGTGAACCGCAACCAGATCGGCGCGGTGGTGGGCTCGCAGCCGTTCGGCGGCGAGGGCCTGTCGGGCACCGGCCCGAAGGCCGGCGGACCGCATTACCTGCGCCGCTTCCGCAGCTCGGCGGTGGCGACGGGCGATGTCGGCCAGGCCGGCGCGGTGGCGCTGCCGCGTCGCTTCCCCGATGCGCGGATGGACAACTGGTCGACCAGGGCGGACCGCATCGCGGTGCTGCGCAGGCACCTGCGCGGCAAGGCGGGCGAGGCAATCGCGGCGGCTGCCGCGATCGAGTTCGGTCCGGTCGACCTGCCGGGCCCGACGGGCGAACAGAACACGCTGACGCTGGTGCCGCGCGGAAAGGTGCTGTGCCTGGGACCAGATACCGATTCGCTCCTGGCGCAGACGGTGCAGGCGCTCGCGGCCGGCAATTTGGTGGTGGCCGTGGCGCCGAAGGCGGCGGCAGCGCTCCAGCCGCTGACCGGCAAAGGCCTGCCGCTCGACGTGCTGGACGGAACGCTGATGCAGGGGGAACTTGCGGCGACCACGGTCGACGCGGTGGCCTATTCCCGCGCCGGAGCGACCGCGCGGGAGATCAGGCGCATCCTGGCGGAGAAGCCCGGCCCGATCGTGCCGCTGATCGCCGAAACGATCCACCCGGCCGCCTATGCCCACGAGCGCTCGGTCTGCGTCGACACCACCGCCGCCGGCGGCAATGCGAGCCTGCTCGCGGCGAGCTGAGGCGTTTCCCTTCTCCCCGTTCACGGGGGTCCGAACGACGGGCGAGACAAGCGGCTCGCCCCGGCACAGGTGCTCGAAGGGCGGATGAGGGGCAGCGCGCGGTCCCGGCATGTCACCGCCGTCATTCCGGGTCCGCGCAGCGGAACCCGGAATCCAGCGCGCCAACGCTGGTGTATTAACCCGATCTGCGCTCCGGCATGGGCGCGACGGTCGGTGAACGGCCTGCCTGCCCGGCGCTCTGGGTTCCGGGTTCCGCTGCGCGGCCCCGGAATTGTTTGTCTGAATCGGGCTAGAATACGGGTGGAACTGCGGGCTCTTCGACAGCCCGCAGTTCCGGCGGCAGGCAACCGTCCCGGAATCGGGTTTGCACCCGTCGTCATCAAGGTTCCTGCCGTCTCGCGCCATCGCTTGGAGAGTTGATCGGGCCGCTGATCGCCACGCCCGCAAACAATCTCAAGCCAGCCTGGATGAGGATAGCATCAGCATGGCCCTTCTGCACCACCTTCCCCGCCGCTGCCTGGGCTTCGACGTCGCCAAGGAGACGATCGCCGTCTCCGATGGCCGCACCGTCGAGGTCATCGACAACCGCCGTCCCGCCATCCGCCGGTTTCTGCGGGCCTGCCGCGCCGATTTCGCCGTGTGCGAGCCGACCGGCGGCCACGAGACCGTCCTGCTCGACGAGTGCCTGCGCCTCGACCTGCCGGCACACCGCGCCGACACGCGCAAGCTCAAGGCCTTCATCCGTTCGCGTGGCCGGCTCGGCAAGAGCGACGCCATCGATGCGCGCGAGCTGGCCGCCTATGGCCTGGAGCGCTGGGCGAGCCTCGCCCTGTGGCAGGCCGCCGACCCCCGCCAGGAAAGGCTCAAGGCGCTGGTTCGCCGCCGCGACGACCTCGTGGCTATGAAGGTGGCCGAGCAGAACCGCTCGAAGGCGCCCGGGGCAGCCGAACTGGCCACGACCTTCCGAGCCGTGCTGGCCGTCCTGAAGCGACAGATCGCGCGCGTCGAGCAGGCAATCCGCACGCTCATGCGCAGCGGGGTGCTGAAGCACAGGAGCGCCGTCGTCACCGCCATGGCGGGCATCGGCCAAGTCACCGCCGCCGCCCTTCTCGCCGCGATGCCGGAACTCGGCACCATGGACCGAAGGCAGGCCGCCGCGCTGGCAGGCCTGGCGCCGCATCCCAACGAAAGCGGAAAGAAGGTCGGCTACCGACGCATGCGCGGCGGCCGCCCGGCCGTGCGAACCATACTCTACATGCCCGCCATGCAGGCCGCCTGCGGACGCGGCGAGTTCGCGGACTTCTACAAACGCCTGCTGGCCGCCGGAAAAAAGCCAATCCTCGCCCTCGCCGCTGTCATGCGAAAGATCATCGTGACCCTCAATGCCAGGCTAAGGGACGCTCAAATGCAGCAGAGTTGATGACGGCGCGCGCGATTGTCCTCCCCGTGTGAGGAAGGCCGATCTTATCTGCGATGACGCTGCGATAAGGGCACGACAGGCGCACCTCAGGACGTGTCGCAGAACTCGACCGGCACGGCGGCGGCGATTGCAAGTCTCTCGATGAGCGCGCCCAGGCCATGGATCGCGCCGCCCTCATTCCCGGCCTCGTCCGACGCCTGGCCACGATGCAGGAACGACAGCCGGCACAGATGCGCCGCTACCGCCCGCATGTAGAGCCCGAATGCCCTGAGCGAATCGGCAAGCTCCTCCGCATCTAAGGGATGGCTGCCGAAGGCGGCCGGCATCGGGACGGACGTCCAGGGTCTGCGGGCGAAGCTCCGGAGCGTGCCTTCGACATAGGCGCTCAGCAGCGTATTGGCCTGCCAGGCGGCCCACAGCACGCACCAGCGGACCCAGAACGAGCGGCCGGCGGCCTGTTCGGCCATGTCGGCGATCGAGAACAGGCGCATGACGATCCTCGCCTTTAACGCCTGTTGCCTCCCCGCCTTCGCCCTCCAGCCCATCGCCGGCTCCCCTTTAACCGGGCACAGTGTCGGGCATGCTGGCAGGGTGGGGATGGAAAAATTTCGGGCGCTAACAGGAACAAGGGGTTAGCAGAAAACGGATTGAAAACGATCCATCGGATGGATGGGCCAGAACTGATCGCTCGGGCTCTTCTCAATACAGCGCACACTGTCCGCGATCGTCATCCCGGCGACCGGAGGTCAGCCGGGATCGATTGACCTTGGCGGGCTGGCGCTGACTCTTTCTGCGACCGTGGGGCGTTTTCGGCGTGTAACCGGAGAGAGGAATAGATCCCGGCTGACCTCCGGTCGCCGGGATGACGTCGCGTAGGGTGGGCGTTGCGCGGGGCGGGCGAGACGGATGGCTCGCCCCGGCAAGGGACCACCGAAGGCGGTAGAGGGGCGCCGGGGCCGTGGCTGCTCGACGGGTTCAGACCGCTTACGCGCCTTCGACGATCGAGAAACCCTCGAAGGTCGGGTGGCCGAGATAGCTGGGCTTGGTCGTGCCGGCATTGCGGTGCGAGGCGCGGAACTGTTCGGACTTGGTCCAGGCGCTGAAATCGTCGAAGCTGTCCCACACCGTGTGCGAGGCGTAGAGCGTGTAGCCTTCGGCCTCGTTGACCGGCCCTTTCAGCAGATGGAACTGCTGAAAACCCTTCATCTCGTGCAGGCTGGAATCGCGTCCCTTCCAGACGTTCTCGAAATCCTCCTCGGAGCCGCGAACGACCTTGAAGCGATTCATGGCGATATACATCAACGGGTTCCTTTCAGGCTGCGGGAGTCGCGGTCGGGCAGCTTTTCCTCCGCTGCGCGGCCGACGACGCTTAGAAAGTTGCCGGGGACAAATAGGCCGGAGCGACCGGACGGGGAAGGGCCTGCCTGCTCCGGCACGCCATGGTCGGCGAGGCGCACCACCTGCGGATCGGCGTCGAGGCGCGCCCGCTCCTCGAACAGGCGGAGGAGATCGGGGTGGAGGCCGTCGCCGAAGGCGCTGGCGAGTTCGTGAAGGCACAACAGGTTCATGGTCACCTCAGCCCCAGCGGGAACGAGAAATTCCACGACTTGCGTCCGTCCGGGATCGGCGGGAAGGGCGCGGCGCGGCGCACGGCCTGAAGGGCTGCGTTGTCCAGCGCCGACGAGCCTGAGCTGCGCGTCACGCTGACGCTGGCCAGTGCGCCGCTCGTTGTGACGGTAAAGGCGACATGCACGTCGCGATCGGCGCCGCGCCGCTTGCCAGGCGATATGCTGCGCACCGCGCGCTTCAGCTTGGACACGACCTTGCCCGGATAGTTGGAGACGGCGGCGTTGCCCGCGGTCGAGCCCTTGCCCTTGCCGGCATTGTCGGCGCGGGTTCCGCTCGCCTCGCCGTCGGCGACGCCCCTCTGGCCGTCGGCCTTGTCTTTGCCGCCGCGGCCGGCAGCGACCTTTTTCTCGGCCTTCCTGGCCGGGGCGTCGGCCTTGGCGGGCTTCGTCTCCGTCGGTTTGGCCTCGGCTTTCTTCACCGGCTTTTCCGCCCTTGGCTTCTCGGCCGGCTTGGGCTGCGGCTTCGTTTCGGCCACCTTCGGTGGCGGGGTAGGCTTCTCCGGTTCCGGCGTTTCGCCCACGACCGGCGCCTCCGGCACCTCGACCACTTCGTCGGGCGGGGGAACCGCGGCCGCCTGTGGCACGACGGGGGCGACGGCCTCCTCGTCGGGGACGACCTCGGCCGTATCGACAGCCAACACCTGCTGCACGGGGGAGGGCGCGGCGGTCGCCGCATCCGCCGGCACCGGCTCCGCATGTGGCGTCTCAGCCAGCTCGGCGACCCGTTCGGTGGCGACCTCCTCGACGGGGGTCACCATCTCCTCGACCGGCTGCACCGCCTCGACGGGCCCCACCGCGGAGGCGTCGATAGTCTCGACCGGCTGTGCGGGCGTCATGGTGATGATGGCGACGTTGGCCGCGTCTTCCGGGCCCTCCAGCGTCAGGTTGGCGGCGGAGTTGCCATACATCGCGACACCCGCCTCCTGCGAGCCGGCGATCTGCACGCTCTCGTCGCCGCCGCGCAGCAGAAAGAAGCCGGCGACGGCGGCGTGGAGCGCGACCGAGGCGACGAGCAACGCCAGCCATCTGCGCTGCGCGCGGGGAGCGGCGGGCGTCGCGGCGAGCGGCGCGACCGGCAGCGGCGACAGGTCGGGATTCTCGGTCTCGATCCAGGCGGGGCGCTGAGGCTCGCGCAGGAAGACGTGGTGCGGCGCCTGGAACGTGTTCGGCGGGTCGAGGCGCGCGCGCCGCGCCACCGGCCGGAGCGCGACCGGGCGGCGGGGAAGCGTTGGTGCGGGCTGGACCGACATCGAGCTATCGTCCGAAGGAGACGCCCGAGGTGGACTGGGTTTTCAGCGCGGCGAGGCAGGCGTCGGGCGCGGTGCCGGCGCCGGTGCACTCGGTTGCGTCGTTGAT
The Mesorhizobium australicum genome window above contains:
- the putA gene encoding bifunctional proline dehydrogenase/L-glutamate gamma-semialdehyde dehydrogenase PutA, which gives rise to MPTLASIRDTLRETYLVEEDAALTALVEEAALSREQRAAISARAVKLVEAVRASADPKLMEVFLSEYGLSTKEGVALMCLAEALLRVPDAETMDDLIQDKIAPHDWSAHSGESSSIFVNASTWALALTGRVLDEGEGGIERTLRGMVRRLGEPVIRTAVSAAMREMGEQFVLGRTIEEAVRRGKSYTKKGYLYSFDMLGEAARTEADALRYLRAYADAISSLNSGSSGTNIRYNSGISVKLSALHPRYEQAQRQTMLPVMTERLLSLCIAARHARMGLNIDAEEADRLDLSLDVIERVLADPELTDWDGFGVVVQAYGRRAPHVIDWLYALSKRLDRRIMVRLVKGAYWDTEIKRAQTLGLAGYPVFTRKANTDVSYIACAKKLIGMTDRIYPQFATHNAHTVAAILSMAPDRSAFEFQRLHGMGEALHEAVRASEGTRCRIYAPVGAHQDLLAYLVRRLLENGANSSFVHQIVDEEVSAETIARDPFDIVENQGRAHNPLIPFPSEIFLPGRRNSIGHDLNDPIALSAIHAGRGQFSDKNRWTAGVAGRERPIVNPAKPDDVVGTVREADAEAVKAAIGRAVGVFPAWAATPVAERSAALLRAANLYEAHEAEFLALCAREAGKTLADGVAELREAVDFLRYYAAEAAKAEVGTAARGVIACISPWNFPLAIFTGQVAAALVTGNAVIAKPAEQTPLIAARAVELLHQAGVPEDALQLLPGDGPSVGAPLTADPRIAGVCFTGSTDVARIIERQLAETAAPDAMLIAETGGLNAMVVDSTALPEQAVRDILASAFQSAGQRCSALRILYVQSDVEDKVLEMLTGAMKALVVGDPWLYPTDVGPVIDAEARDKISAYCKAMEAKGRLVAKLEAPGEGLFVAPHIFRVDGIAEMEREVFGPVLHVATFEPEELDLVVANINAKGYGLTFGLHTRIEARVQRVIDRIHAGNVYVNRNQIGAVVGSQPFGGEGLSGTGPKAGGPHYLRRFRSSAVATGDVGQAGAVALPRRFPDARMDNWSTRADRIAVLRRHLRGKAGEAIAAAAAIEFGPVDLPGPTGEQNTLTLVPRGKVLCLGPDTDSLLAQTVQALAAGNLVVAVAPKAAAALQPLTGKGLPLDVLDGTLMQGELAATTVDAVAYSRAGATAREIRRILAEKPGPIVPLIAETIHPAAYAHERSVCVDTTAAGGNASLLAAS
- a CDS encoding transposase, which codes for MALLHHLPRRCLGFDVAKETIAVSDGRTVEVIDNRRPAIRRFLRACRADFAVCEPTGGHETVLLDECLRLDLPAHRADTRKLKAFIRSRGRLGKSDAIDARELAAYGLERWASLALWQAADPRQERLKALVRRRDDLVAMKVAEQNRSKAPGAAELATTFRAVLAVLKRQIARVEQAIRTLMRSGVLKHRSAVVTAMAGIGQVTAAALLAAMPELGTMDRRQAAALAGLAPHPNESGKKVGYRRMRGGRPAVRTILYMPAMQAACGRGEFADFYKRLLAAGKKPILALAAVMRKIIVTLNARLRDAQMQQS
- a CDS encoding antibiotic biosynthesis monooxygenase family protein, which encodes MYIAMNRFKVVRGSEEDFENVWKGRDSSLHEMKGFQQFHLLKGPVNEAEGYTLYASHTVWDSFDDFSAWTKSEQFRASHRNAGTTKPSYLGHPTFEGFSIVEGA
- a CDS encoding energy transducer TonB family protein; its protein translation is MSVQPAPTLPRRPVALRPVARRARLDPPNTFQAPHHVFLREPQRPAWIETENPDLSPLPVAPLAATPAAPRAQRRWLALLVASVALHAAVAGFFLLRGGDESVQIAGSQEAGVAMYGNSAANLTLEGPEDAANVAIITMTPAQPVETIDASAVGPVEAVQPVEEMVTPVEEVATERVAELAETPHAEPVPADAATAAPSPVQQVLAVDTAEVVPDEEAVAPVVPQAAAVPPPDEVVEVPEAPVVGETPEPEKPTPPPKVAETKPQPKPAEKPRAEKPVKKAEAKPTETKPAKADAPARKAEKKVAAGRGGKDKADGQRGVADGEASGTRADNAGKGKGSTAGNAAVSNYPGKVVSKLKRAVRSISPGKRRGADRDVHVAFTVTTSGALASVSVTRSSGSSALDNAALQAVRRAAPFPPIPDGRKSWNFSFPLGLR